The DNA region cgtatactattttagtatttacgacatgttgttatttttatttttacaggtaGTATTCGTAACTCTACTAACCATATCTTCAACATGGGCTATAAAAGCAAAGATAGAAGAACCTAAAGATAAAAGAGAAGCTTCTGGCAGTTATTTACCACAACACAGCGGCCCTTCTCATCATTACAATGCACCCGGCTTAAACCAACTGGAAGCCAGCGCTGTTAGCATCGGAGCCGGATACAGCGTGGGTGGAGCCAAACCAAGCTACAGTTTCGGTGATCAAGGTTCAGGAGCAACATATCAATTGCAACAAGAGGGTCTGCCAGGCAGCGGTCACGCAACTATTCAACTTGCACCGATCACTTTACAACCAAGTCACGGAGGTCTGGTATCTAATGATCTGTCTCAGTTGATGAGCCAATTATCCCACGGAATTAACTCTGGAGCAATCGCCCTTCCGTCATCAGATGGTCAAGGCCAATTATATCAATTTGCTGGTCAAGGTGGTCATGCTGGTCAAGATATTGCACTACCTCAATTGAGTTACGGTAGTCCGAAATTCCAGCAGTATAGCTTCGGTGAACAAGGTCAAGGAGGCGTCCCCGCCTATGCGCTCGGTACCAAAGGTCTCGGTACATTTGGTTCTACTGGTCCGGTTTTATTCGCTCCTGAATCATCCGCTAATCAAGCCGCTTACAGTTATGGGGCACCAGCATCTGGTCATTCATTTGAAGGTGCTTCATTGCCTGGAGGTGATTCAGGACATGCTTTTCCTGGTTTCTCCTTTGGAGGTTCTGGACAATCATTAGGAGGATCTTTAAAGGGTTTCAATAGTTATGCTGCACCTGGTAAATCGAGCTTTAAGCCATCCACATTTTTGGGTGCTTCCGTTCAAAGTGATTCAGGTCTCACGCAATCTCATGGAGCTCCGTCCTTTGCCAATTATCAAA from Vanessa atalanta chromosome 14, ilVanAtal1.2, whole genome shotgun sequence includes:
- the LOC125068807 gene encoding prisilkin-39-like, coding for MKFTVVFVTLLTISSTWAIKAKIEEPKDKREASGSYLPQHSGPSHHYNAPGLNQLEASAVSIGAGYSVGGAKPSYSFGDQGSGATYQLQQEGLPGSGHATIQLAPITLQPSHGGLVSNDLSQLMSQLSHGINSGAIALPSSDGQGQLYQFAGQGGHAGQDIALPQLSYGSPKFQQYSFGEQGQGGVPAYALGTKGLGTFGSTGPVLFAPESSANQAAYSYGAPASGHSFEGASLPGGDSGHAFPGFSFGGSGQSLGGSLKGFNSYAAPGKSSFKPSTFLGASVQSDSGLTQSHGAPSFANYQTSAGGHGLSSLGSGGHGLNFGSLAAYSGGSAKQAAPSYLPPKSEGYGSLESIASAFSASGQIASPPATTYGTPSGSYSSSNVHSASAPSPAYYVTSHKQSSPSFGSGSSSYRGPVSGHSSFSSGPKYSFGGHSSSRYAPPKDIQGSYSESSYNTIKYSEELKPRHH